From the Ostrinia nubilalis chromosome 16, ilOstNubi1.1, whole genome shotgun sequence genome, one window contains:
- the LOC135079404 gene encoding uncharacterized protein LOC135079404: MAAKLFVVLSLAVAASAVPLVPVAKVAYAEVEAPAHYEFQYSVHDEHSGDIKQQQEARAGDAVHGSYSLLQPDGLTRVVDYSADKEHGFNAVVRYEGHPAPAPAHPVKLAYAAPVAKLAYAAPVAKVAYSAPVAYAAPVAKVAYSAPVAYAAPVAKVAYAAPVAKVAYSAPVAYAAPVAKVAYSAPVAYAAPVAKVAYAAPVAKVAYSAPVAYAAPVAKVAYSAPVSYAAPVAKVAYAEVEAPAHYEFQYSVHDEHSGDIKQQQEARAGDAVHGSYSLLQPDGLTRVVDYSADKEHGFNAVVRYEGHPAPAPAHPVKLAYAAPVAKLAYAAPVAKVAYSAPVAKVTYANPVAYAAPVAKVAYSAPVSYAAPVAKVAYSAPLGHVTFASPAVSYHH; this comes from the exons ATGGCAGCCAAA CTCTTCGTAGTCCTCTCCCTGGCCGTGGCGGCGTCGGCCGTGCCGCTGGTGCCGGTGGCGAAGGTGGCGTACGCGGAGGTGGAGGCGCCCGCGCACTACGAGTTCCAGTACTCGGTGCACGACGAGCACAGCGGAGACATCAAGCAGCAGCAGGAGGCGCGCGCCGGCGACGCCGTGCACGGCTCCTACTCGCTGCTGCAGCCCGACGGCCTGACGCGCGTCGTCGACTACTCCGCCGACAAGGAGCACGGCTTCAACGCCGTCGTGCGCTACGAGGGCcaccccgcgcccgcgcccgcgcaccCCGTCAAGCTCGCCTACGCCGCCCCCGTCGCTAAGCTCGCCTACGCCGCCCCCGTCGCCAAGGTCGCCTACTCCGCCCCTGTCGCCTACGCCGCCCCCGTCGCCAAGGTCGCCTACTCCGCCCCTGTCGCCTACGCCGCCCCCGTCGCCAAGGTTGCCTACGCCGCCCCTGTAGCCAAGGTCGCCTACTCCGCTCCCGTGGCCTACGCCGCCCCCGTCGCCAAGGTCGCCTACTCCGCCCCTGTCGCCTACGCCGCCCCCGTCGCCAAGGTTGCCTACGCCGCCCCTGTAGCCAAGGTCGCCTACTCCGCTCCCGTGGCCTACGCCGCCCCCGTTGCCAAGGTCGCCTACTCCGCCCCTGTCTCCTACGCCGCCCCCGTCGCCAAG GTGGCGTACGCGGAGGTGGAGGCGCCCGCGCACTACGAGTTCCAGTACTCGGTGCACGACGAGCACAGCGGAGACATCAAGCAGCAGCAGGAGGCGCGCGCCGGCGACGCCGTGCACGGCTCCTACTCGCTGCTGCAGCCCGACGGCCTGACGCGCGTCGTCGACTACTCCGCCGACAAGGAGCACGGCTTCAACGCCGTCGTGCGCTACGAGGGCcaccccgcgcccgcgcccgcgcaccCCGTCAAGCTCGCCTACGCCGCCCCCGTCGCTAAGCTCGCCTACGCCGCCCCCGTCGCCAAGGTCGCCTACTCTGCCCCCGTTGCCAAGGTCACCTACGCCAACCCTGTAGCCTACGCCGCCCCTGTAGCCAAGGTCGCCTACTCCGCCCCTGTCTCCTACGCTGCCCCCGTCGCCAAGGTCGCTTACAGCGCACCGCTTGGTCACGTTACCTTCGCCTCTCCCGCCGTCTCCTATCATCACTAA
- the LOC135079400 gene encoding cuticle protein 8-like → MAAKLFVVLSLAVAASAVPLVPVAKVAYAEVEAPAHYEFQYSVHDEHSGDIKQQQEARAGDAVHGSYSLLQPDGLTRVVDYSADKEHGFNAVVRYEGHPAPAPAHPVKLAYAAPVAKLAYAAPVAKVAYSAPVAYAAPVAKVAYAAPVAKVAYSAPVAYAAPVAKVAYAAPVAKVAYSAPVAYAAPVAKVAYAAPVAKVAYAAPVAKVAYAAPVAKVAYSAPVAHVSYSSPVISYHH, encoded by the exons ATGGCAGCTAAA TTGTTCGTGGTCCTGTCCCTGGCCGTGGCGGCGTCGGCCGTGCCGCTGGTGCCGGTGGCGAAGGTGGCGTACGCGGAGGTGGAGGCGCCCGCGCACTACGAGTTCCAGTACTCGGTGCACGACGAGCACAGCGGAGACATCAAGCAGCAGCAGGAGGCGCGCGCCGGCGACGCCGTGCACGGCTCCTACTCGCTGCTGCAGCCCGACGGCCTGACGCGCGTCGTCGACTACTCCGCCGACAAGGAGCACGGCTTCAACGCCGTCGTGCGCTACGAGGGCcaccccgcgcccgcgcccgcgcaccCCGTCAAGCTCGCCTACGCCGCCCCCGTCGCTAAGCTCGCCTACGCCGCCCCCGTCGCCAAGGTCGCCTACTCCGCCCCTGTCGCCTACGCCGCCCCCGTCGCCAAGGTTGCCTACGCCGCCCCTGTAGCCAAGGTCGCCTACTCCGCTCCCGTGGCCTACGCCGCCCCCGTCGCCAAGGTTGCCTACGCCGCCCCTGTAGCCAAGGTCGCCTACTCCGCCCCTGTCGCCTACGCCGCCCCCGTCGCCAAGGTTGCCTACGCCGCCCCTGTAGCCAAGGTTGCCTACGCCGCCCCTGTAGCCAAGGTTGCCTACGCCGCCCCCGTTGCCAAGGTTGCCTACAGCGCGCCCGTAGCTCACGTCTCCTACTCATCCCCTGTTATCTCCTACCATCACTAA
- the LOC135079402 gene encoding cuticle protein 8-like isoform X2: MAAKFFVVLSLAVAASAVPLVPVAKVAYAEVEAPAHYEFQYSVHDEHSGDIKQQQEARAGDAVHGSYSLLQPDGLTRVVDYSADKEHGFNAVVRYEGHPAPAPAHPVKLAYAAPVAKLAYAAPVAKVAYSAPVAYAAPVAKVAYAAPVAKVAYSAPVSYAAPVAKVAYSAPLGHVTFASPAVSYHH, encoded by the exons ATGGCAGCCAAA TTCTTCGTGGTCCTGTCCCTGGCCGTAGCGGCGTCGGCCGTGCCGCTGGTGCCGGTGGCGAAGGTGGCGTACGCGGAGGTGGAGGCGCCCGCGCACTACGAGTTCCAGTACTCGGTGCACGACGAGCACAGCGGAGACATCAAGCAGCAGCAGGAGGCGCGCGCCGGCGACGCCGTGCACGGCTCCTACTCGCTGCTGCAGCCCGACGGCCTGACGCGCGTCGTCGACTACTCCGCCGACAAGGAGCACGGCTTCAACGCCGTCGTGCGCTACGAGGGCcaccccgcgcccgcgcccgcgcaccCCGTCAAGCTCGCCTACGCCGCCCCCGTCGCTAAGCTCGCCTACGCCGCCCCCGTCGCCAAGGTCGCCTACTCCGCCCCTGTCGCCTACGCCGCCCCCGTCGCCAAGGTTGCCTACGCCGCCCCTGTAGCCAAG GTCGCCTACTCCGCCCCTGTCTCCTACGCCGCCCCCGTCGCCAAGGTCGCTTACAGCGCCCCCCTTGGCCACGTTACCTTCGCCTCCCCCGCCGTCTCCTACCACCACTAA
- the LOC135079402 gene encoding cuticle protein 8-like isoform X1 has protein sequence MAAKFFVVLSLAVAASAVPLVPVAKVAYAEVEAPAHYEFQYSVHDEHSGDIKQQQEARAGDAVHGSYSLLQPDGLTRVVDYSADKEHGFNAVVRYEGHPAPAPAHPVKLAYAAPVAKLAYAAPVAKVAYSAPVAYAAPVAKVAYAAPVAKVAYSAPVAYAAPVAKVAYSAPVSYAAPVAKVAYSAPLGHVTFASPAVSYHH, from the exons ATGGCAGCCAAA TTCTTCGTGGTCCTGTCCCTGGCCGTAGCGGCGTCGGCCGTGCCGCTGGTGCCGGTGGCGAAGGTGGCGTACGCGGAGGTGGAGGCGCCCGCGCACTACGAGTTCCAGTACTCGGTGCACGACGAGCACAGCGGAGACATCAAGCAGCAGCAGGAGGCGCGCGCCGGCGACGCCGTGCACGGCTCCTACTCGCTGCTGCAGCCCGACGGCCTGACGCGCGTCGTCGACTACTCCGCCGACAAGGAGCACGGCTTCAACGCCGTCGTGCGCTACGAGGGCcaccccgcgcccgcgcccgcgcaccCCGTCAAGCTCGCCTACGCCGCCCCCGTCGCTAAGCTCGCCTACGCCGCCCCCGTCGCCAAGGTCGCCTACTCCGCCCCTGTCGCCTACGCCGCCCCCGTCGCCAAGGTTGCCTACGCCGCCCCTGTAGCCAAGGTCGCCTACTCCGCTCCCGTGGCCTACGCCGCCCCCGTTGCCAAGGTCGCCTACTCCGCCCCTGTCTCCTACGCCGCCCCCGTCGCCAAGGTCGCTTACAGCGCCCCCCTTGGCCACGTTACCTTCGCCTCCCCCGCCGTCTCCTACCACCACTAA
- the LOC135079401 gene encoding cuticle protein 8-like: MAAKLFVVLSLAVAASAVPLVPVAKVAYAEVEAPAHYEFQYSVHDEHSGDIKQQQEARAGDAVHGSYSLLQPDGLTRVVDYSADKEHGFNAVVRYEGHPAPAPAHPVKLAYAAPVAKVAYSAPVAYAAPVAKVAYAAPVAKVAYSAPVSYAAPVAKVAYAAPVAKVAYSAPVAYAAPVAKVAYSAPVSYAAPIAKVAYSAPLGHVTFSSPAVSYHH, translated from the exons ATGGCAGCTAAA TTGTTCGTGGTCCTGTCCCTGGCCGTGGCGGCGTCGGCCGTGCCGCTGGTGCCGGTGGCGAAGGTGGCGTACGCGGAGGTGGAGGCGCCCGCGCACTACGAGTTCCAGTACTCGGTGCACGACGAGCACAGCGGAGACATCAAGCAGCAGCAGGAGGCGCGCGCCGGCGACGCCGTGCACGGCTCCTACTCGCTGCTGCAGCCCGACGGCCTGACGCGCGTCGTCGACTACTCCGCCGACAAGGAGCACGGCTTCAACGCCGTCGTGCGCTACGAGGGCcaccccgcgcccgcgcccgcgcaccCCGTCAAGCTCGCCTACGCCGCCCCCGTCGCTAAGGTCGCCTACTCCGCCCCTGTCGCCTACGCCGCCCCCGTCGCCAAGGTTGCCTACGCCGCCCCTGTAGCCAAGGTCGCCTACTCCGCCCCTGTCTCCTACGCCGCCCCCGTCGCCAAGGTTGCCTACGCCGCCCCTGTAGCCAAGGTCGCCTACTCCGCTCCCGTGGCCTACGCCGCCCCCGTTGCCAAGGTCGCCTACTCCGCCCCTGTCTCCTACGCCGCCCCCATCGCCAAGGTCGCTTACAGCGCCCCCCTTGGCCACGTTACATTCTCATCTCCCGCCGTGTCCTACCACCACTAA